Within Micavibrio sp. TMED2, the genomic segment TGGTATCACAGAGCACCAGCCATTCAGCCCCGCCTTCGGCAGCGGCCTTAAGGCAGTCGAGCGCATAGTCGCGATTGGCCTTGAACCCGTCGAAGAAGTGCTCGGCGTCAAAGATGCCCTCAAGCCCCCTGCCCGCAACTTCCTCAAAGCTCTCGCGGATCAGCCGCAGATTATCGTCACGGGCAATGCCGAGCGCCACATCCACATGAAAATCCCATGTCTTGCCCACGAGACAGACCGAACCAGCCGCCGCATCAAGCACCGCGTTCAGCCCCGGATCATTGGAGGCAGAACGCCCGTCCCGACGGGTCATGCCGAACGGTGTCAAACGCGCCCGTTTCAACGCAGGCTTATCACCGAAAAACGCATCATCAGTCGGATTGGCACCGGGCCAACCGCCCTCGACATAATCAATACCTAGAGCATCCAGCGCTTCAGCGATCGCTATCTTGTCGGACACGCTGAAATCGACACCCTGCGTCTGCGCACCGTCGCGCAGCGTGGTGTCGTAAAGCGTCACGTAATCGCCATCAGCCGCGCTGGTCATCCGGTGCGCCTCCAGGTTGTCCCGGTCGGGCCATCCTCAAGCAGCACGCCCTGATCCTTGAGCTGGTCGCGGATTTCGTCGGCACGGGCAAAATCCCGATCCTGCTTCGCCGTTTGCCGCTCCTCGATCAGATCATTGATGACCTGTTCATCGAGGCTGGCTCGGGCGGATGGCTGCCATTTGTACCACGCCTCGGCATCCTGTTGCAGCAGGCCGAGCAGATCACCGGCTGCCAGCAACTCACCTTTCGCCTTTGCCCGTTCGGCAGGATCGTCGGATTTGTTGATGATGGCAGCGAGGCCATGCAGCTTGCTGATCGCAAGCGGCGTATTCAGATCATCCCGCAGGGCCGCAACCAGATCGGCTGGCGGTTCCGGTATCCGGTCAATGCTGAGGTCCTGCGTCGACCGCAAGGCACCATAGAGGCGATCCAGCGCGCTGCGTGACTGTTTCAGCCCGTCCTTGGTGAAGTCAAGCGGCGAGCGGTAATGGGTCGAGAGCAGCGTGAAGCGGATTTCCTCACCCCGGAAATCATCCAGCAGCTCCCGTACGGTGTAGAAATTGCCGAGCGATTTCGACATCTTCTCGCCATCGACCATCAGGTAGCCATTGTGCAGCCAGTAATTGGCCATGGTCTCGACCTTGTGGGCGCAGCAGCTCTGGGCGATTTCGTTCTCATGGTGCGGGAAGATCAGGTCCTGACCGCCGCCATGAATATCGAATGGCAGGCCGAGGATCGCCTCTGACATGGCCGAGCACTCGATATGCCAGCCCGGACGGCCACGACCGTAATTGCTGTCCCAGCCCGGCTGGTCGTCTCGGGATGGTTTCCACAACACGAAATCGGCGGGATCGCGCTTGTACGGTGCAACCTCAACCCGGGCACCGGCAATCTGGGCATCGCGGTCGAGCTTGGACAGGCGACCGTAATTCGGCATCGACGGCACATTGAACAGCACATGGCCATCGGCCTCATAGGCATGGCCATCGGCAACCAGCCGGTCAATTAGCGCCAGCATCTCGCCAACAAACGCCGTTGCCCGCGGCTCCTGATCCGGGATCATCGTGCCGAGCGCTTCCACGTCTTCATGGAACTGGTCAGCAGTGCGCTGGGTCAGTGCCTCAATGCTCTCGCCATTGACCTTGGCCGCATCCATGATCTTGTCTTCAATATCCGTGATGTTCCGGACATAGGTGACCTTCGGATACTCAAGGCGCAGCAGGCGATACAGCACATCGAACACCACAACCGGACGGGCATTGCCGATATGGGCAAAGTCATAGACCGTGGGACCACAGACATACATGCGGACATGGTCAGGGTCGATGGGCGTGAAGTCTTCCTTCGCCCGGGTCATGGAGTTGTGGAGTTTAATCGTCATTGTACTTGCCTGACCGCGCCATCAGGGTTCAGCGCGCTTCACCATTCATTCGTGCCAGAGCGCGTTCACGCCCGATCAGTGGCAACAGATCCTTCAGTTCTGGTCCGTGATCCATGCCGGTCAGCGCCTGACGCAGCGGCATGAACAAGGCCTTGCCCTTGCGACCGGTCGCATCCTTGACCTTGCCGATCCATTCCGACCATGTGGTTTCCGACCATGGCCCTTCCGGGGCCACCTCGGCTGCCTGACGGATAAAGTCGGCATCCTCGATTATCGGCTCGACCGGGCCATTGGCAACCCGGTGCCAATCGGCAATGTCGTCGAGGGAGTTGAGGTTCGGTCGCACCGCTTCCCAGAATGCCTCGTCGATTTCCGGCATGCCGTCGCGGGCCGCCAGCTTCTCCTTCACCGCCGCGAACGGCATGTCCTGAATCAGTTTCACCGTCAGACGGCGCACCTCTTCGGGATCAAAGCGCGGGGTGGCCTTGGAGAATTTGGTCATGTCGAATTCGGCAATCAGCTGATCGAGGCTTGAGCGTGCCTCAATCGGATCGGAGGTACCGATCTTGGCCAGCAGGCTCAGCACCGCCATCGGCTCAATGCCGGAATCCGCCCGCATATCGGCAACGCTGAGCGCGCCATTACGCTTGGACAGCTTGTCGCCATTGGCAGCCGCGAGCAGTGGCAGGTGGCCGAATACAGGCACCGCGCCACCACAATGGGGCACCAGTGCTTCCATCAACTGGATTTGCACGGCGGTATTGGCGATATGATCATCGCCGCGGATCACATGGGTGATGTTCAGCTCAAGATCGTCGACAACCGAGCTGATGGTATAGATCGGGCGACCATCCTCACGGTACAGCACGGGATCGGTCAGATCGCGGCCCTTGAAGCTCAGCTCGCCATGGCCGAGATCGTTCCAGACAATCGGCGCATCCTCGAGTTTGAAACGCCAATGCGGCACCCGTCCCTCGGCCTCATACTTCGCCTTGTCCTCGTCGCTCAGACGCAGTGCAGCGCGGTCATAGATCGGTGGCTTGCCGCGTGACAGCAGGCTTTTCCGCTTCAGCGACAGCTCTTCCGGGGTCTCGTAGCACGGATACAGACGACCGCTTTCAATCAGGAACTGCTTGGCCAACTCATAGCGGTCCATGCGGTCGCTCTGACGGGCAAAACGGTCCCATTTGAGGCCAAGCCATTCGAGATCGCGGGCGATGTTGTCAGCATATTCCTGTTTAGAGCGCTCCGGGTCGGTATCGTCGAGACGGAACAGGAACTCGCCATCATGGCTGCGGGCAAACAGCCAGTTGATAAGGGCCGGACGCACATTGCCCACATGGATATTTCCGGTCGGGCTTGGCGCAAAACGGACGGCAACAGGTCGTGACATCGTTAAAACCTCGAAGTGCAGCACAGGTGGTCGCGAACCACGGGGTGCTGCTTATGTAGTGCTAGCAAAACTCTGAGCGCCGGAGACTACTCCGATTGCGCGGTGACGCAAGGGAAAGAATGGCAGCTATTCTGCAGCCGTGGGCTTTTCCACCTGTCGGGCACTGTCCCACTCCGCTTCCGTGCGGGTGATGGTATCGGCGCGATAGCCATTGGTGATCGGATAACGCCGTTCACGGCCAAAGGCACGGGGCGACACCTTGACGCCGGGTGCGGACTGCCGCCGCTTGTATTCCGAGCGTTCGACCAGCCGCCAGACCCGAATCACCGTCTCGCGGTCAAAGCCCCTGGCGACAATATCGCTGATCGACAGCTGATCCTCGATAATGCCGGTCAGGATCGCATCAAGGTCATCATATTCCGGCAGGCTGTCCTGATCGGTCTGATCCGGGCGCAATTCGGCACTCGGCGGTTTCTCGATGGTATTGACCGGGATCACAATACCGTCGGGGCCGAGGGCATCGGCAGGTTTGGCAGTATTGCGCCAGCGCGCCATTTCGTAGACCCGGACCTTGTAGATATCCTTCAGGGTATTGAAGCCGCCGGACATGTCGCCATAGAGCGTGGCATAACCGACCGCCATTTCCGACTTGTTGCCAGTGGTCAGCACCATGGCACCGAACTTGTTGGAAATTGCCATCAGGGCCAGCCCGCGCAGGCGCGACTGGATATTCTCTTCGGTAACACCCGGCTCGGTGCCCTCAAACAACTTGCCGAGCATCTGGTCGACCGCCTGCATACCGGGGCCGATCTCGATTGTGTCATGGCGGATGCCGAGCGCCTCAACCAGTGCCACCGCATCGGAGACACTGCCCTCGGATGAATATGGCGATGGCAGCAAGACGCCATGCACTCGCTCCGACCCCAGCGCATCAACGGCAATGGCGGCACTGACCGCACTGTCGATGCCGCCAGACAGCCCCAGCACCACGCCCGGAAAGCCATTCTTGGCGATATAGTCACGCAAACCGAGGGTCACCGCCTGATAAGTCGCGGCAATGCCGCTTGGCGGCTCGGTCATCTCGCCCTGCTCGCAAACCCAGCCCTTATCCGTGCGTTGCCAACGGGTTACCGCCGATGCCTCAACAAAGG encodes:
- a CDS encoding glutamate--tRNA ligase, coding for MSRPVAVRFAPSPTGNIHVGNVRPALINWLFARSHDGEFLFRLDDTDPERSKQEYADNIARDLEWLGLKWDRFARQSDRMDRYELAKQFLIESGRLYPCYETPEELSLKRKSLLSRGKPPIYDRAALRLSDEDKAKYEAEGRVPHWRFKLEDAPIVWNDLGHGELSFKGRDLTDPVLYREDGRPIYTISSVVDDLELNITHVIRGDDHIANTAVQIQLMEALVPHCGGAVPVFGHLPLLAAANGDKLSKRNGALSVADMRADSGIEPMAVLSLLAKIGTSDPIEARSSLDQLIAEFDMTKFSKATPRFDPEEVRRLTVKLIQDMPFAAVKEKLAARDGMPEIDEAFWEAVRPNLNSLDDIADWHRVANGPVEPIIEDADFIRQAAEVAPEGPWSETTWSEWIGKVKDATGRKGKALFMPLRQALTGMDHGPELKDLLPLIGRERALARMNGEAR
- a CDS encoding cysteine--tRNA ligase — encoded protein: MTIKLHNSMTRAKEDFTPIDPDHVRMYVCGPTVYDFAHIGNARPVVVFDVLYRLLRLEYPKVTYVRNITDIEDKIMDAAKVNGESIEALTQRTADQFHEDVEALGTMIPDQEPRATAFVGEMLALIDRLVADGHAYEADGHVLFNVPSMPNYGRLSKLDRDAQIAGARVEVAPYKRDPADFVLWKPSRDDQPGWDSNYGRGRPGWHIECSAMSEAILGLPFDIHGGGQDLIFPHHENEIAQSCCAHKVETMANYWLHNGYLMVDGEKMSKSLGNFYTVRELLDDFRGEEIRFTLLSTHYRSPLDFTKDGLKQSRSALDRLYGALRSTQDLSIDRIPEPPADLVAALRDDLNTPLAISKLHGLAAIINKSDDPAERAKAKGELLAAGDLLGLLQQDAEAWYKWQPSARASLDEQVINDLIEERQTAKQDRDFARADEIRDQLKDQGVLLEDGPTGTTWRRTG